The region GGCGACACCATCAAGGTGGGCATCCTGCACTCGTTGAGCGGCACGATGGCGATCAGCGAGGTATCGGTGAAGGACGCCGAGATGCTCGCAATCGAGGAGATCAACGCGGCGGGTGGGGTGTTGGGCAAGCAGCTGGAACCGATCGTGGAGGATGGTGCGTCGGACTGGCCCACTTTCGCGGAGAAGGCCGACAAGCTCATCAACGAGGATGGGGTTGCCACGGTCTTCGGTGGGTGGACCTCTGCTAGCCGTAAGGCGATGCTGCCGGTGTTCGAGCGCAACCAAGAATTGCTGTGGTATCCGGTGCAGTACGAGGGGCTGGAGGCGTCCCCCTACATTTTCTACACGGGAGCCGCACCCAACCAACAGATCATCCCGGGGTTGGAGTACCTGAAGGAGCAGGGCCACCAGCGCATCTTCCTGCTCGGTAGCGACTACGTGTTCCCGCGCACGGCCAACAAGATCATCCGTGCCTACGCGGCCGCGAACAGCCTAGAGATCGTTGGTGAGGAGTACACCCCGTTGGGTCACACCGAGTACTCGACGGTCATCAACCGGATGAAGAGCGCCGATCCGGATGCGGTGTTTAACACGCTGAACGGCGACAGCAACGTCGCGTTCTTCAAGCAGTTGCGCAACGCTGAGATCACCGCCGAGGACCTGCCGGTCATGTCGGTGAGCATCGCTGAGGAGGAGATCAAGGGGATCGGGCCGGAGAACGTCGCCGGCCATCTGGTCGCGTGGAACTACTTCCAGTCTCTGGAGTCCCCGGAGAACGAGGAGTTCGTGGCCGCCTTCAAGGACCGCTACGGCGCCGAGCGGGTCACCACCGATCCCATGGAGGCCAACTACGCCGGCGTGTACCTGTGGGCGCAGGCCGTCGAGAAGGCCGGCTCTACCGAGCCGGAAGCGGTCAAGGAGGCCGCTGCGGGACTGACGTTCCAGGCACCTGGCGGCACCTACACCATCGATGGAAACAACCAGCACCTGTTCAAGACCGCGCGCATCGGGGTAGTCCAACCGGATGGCCAGATCGAGCAGGTGTGGGCGACCGACGAGCCCGTCGAGCCCGACCCGTTCCTCAGGACCTACGGGTGGGCGTCCGAGCTCGCGCCCGACGAGGGCTGACCCACCAGCCCACTTCCGATCGATGGGAGGCTCGACCATGGACGTGGTGTTGCCCCAGCTGTTCGTGGGTCTGAGCCTCGGCGCGATCCTCCTGCTGGTCGCGTTGGGCCTGACCTTCACGTTCGGCCAGATGAACGTCATCAACATGGCGCACGGCGAGTTCCTCATGGCGGGGGCCTACACCGCCTACACCGTCCAGCAACTACTGGGTCCCGAGGCCGCGACACGGTCGTTCGTGGTGGCCCTCCCCG is a window of Actinomycetota bacterium DNA encoding:
- the urtA gene encoding urea ABC transporter substrate-binding protein; this translates as GDTIKVGILHSLSGTMAISEVSVKDAEMLAIEEINAAGGVLGKQLEPIVEDGASDWPTFAEKADKLINEDGVATVFGGWTSASRKAMLPVFERNQELLWYPVQYEGLEASPYIFYTGAAPNQQIIPGLEYLKEQGHQRIFLLGSDYVFPRTANKIIRAYAAANSLEIVGEEYTPLGHTEYSTVINRMKSADPDAVFNTLNGDSNVAFFKQLRNAEITAEDLPVMSVSIAEEEIKGIGPENVAGHLVAWNYFQSLESPENEEFVAAFKDRYGAERVTTDPMEANYAGVYLWAQAVEKAGSTEPEAVKEAAAGLTFQAPGGTYTIDGNNQHLFKTARIGVVQPDGQIEQVWATDEPVEPDPFLRTYGWASELAPDEG